The genomic stretch ATAGCGATTTTTATGATTATGAAACTAAATACACCGAAGGAAAAGCAGATTTATTTATTCCCGCAAAAGTTAGCGATGAAATCACCCAGAAAATTCAAGAGATGGCGATTCAAGCCTTTTTAGCGATTGATGCTTCTGGATTAGGACGAGTTGACTTTTTCTATGTGGAAGAAACTGGAGAAATTCTCATCAATGAAATTAATACGCTTCCCGGTTTTACAGCCACCAGTATGTATCCCCAACTTTGGGCGACTACGGGTGTTCCCTTTCCTGAATTAGTCCATCAATTAATCCAATTTGCCTTAGAACGTGATTCAGAAACGAAACGGAACTGAATTCCTCAAAGATGGCTTGCATAAATAGCAATTTGCATTTATAATACTATCATTCCCTTTTCCCATCCTTTATTCCCTTGTTCCAATACGCTGTATTGGAATCCCCCGTCGGAGGCTCTGCCTCCGACCCCTCTGTAAAGTTGATGCAGAATCAGGATTAACTCATGGGTCTGGAATAACAGGGACGACAAGGCGAACCCATACAAACTTGGCCCGAAGGCATATTTTTAAAGACACTACTGCGCGCCCCAATTACAACATTGACTCCAATTTCAACCCCAGGGCCGATAAAGCAATCCGTAGCCACCCAAGCTCCATCTTCAATGACAATCGGAGCCGTTTTTAATTTAAAGTCCGGTGTTTTAATATCATGACTTCCGGTACATAAATAACTTTTTTGAGAGATGACGCAATGTTCGCCGATGGTAATTTGATCTAAACTATAAAAGACAACATCATCTCCAATCCAACTATAATCTCCAATGGTGACTTTCCAAGGATAGGTAAATCGGGCTGTTGGACGAATAATCACCCCTTGACCAATTTTAGCTCCAAATAATCGTAAAATTTGACAGCGAATTCCATTCAAGGGATGTAGTGTTAAGGGAAATATCACGCCTTGAACTAGCCACCAGAATAACACAAACCAACCGGGTTTTCCCCGATCAAAATCCGACTGGTCATATTTCCTTAAATCTACAAATGTTGTTTTTTCCATGCTTCAAACCTTCAAAAGTTAGTGTAGTCATCCGTTTAAAAACTGAGTTTGGGCGGGGATAACCCACCCCTACGAATGAAATTAATGGGTAGTTACAGAAGGTTCAACAGAGGATTGAGAGGGTTTTGGAGTAACGTTTAATTGTCCGCCAAACTTACGCAATTCAAATAATTTAACCCCAATTTGATATTCGTATTGGCTTAACAGTCTGCCATAGATGTATCCCGCTTTGCCATCTAAGAATCCCAATTGGATAAAATAGAATAAAATAAACCGCAACAGAGGTTTCAAGGGTAATCTCACCCAAATTTTCTTTAAAAATCGCTTGCGTTTAACCGAATCACCAAAGAGACTGGCTCCAATAGTTTTACTATCATCAGCACCCGTTAAGAGATTATAATAAACTCTTGCTTCCCAATTAGAATAACGGTTATGGCGTTCAATCCAGTGGAATAAATCTCGGAAATCTTCATGCAGCATATCCTCTTTAAGATATCCCACTTTCCCTGAAGACATAACAACGTGCTCGTGAACTTCATTATCTCCAGTATTGGGAACATCTTCCGTTTGTAAGTTTTCATAGCGTCCCAATTTATGTTGAAATAAACGTAAATTCCAGTCAGGATATTTGCCGCCGTGACGAATCCAAGTGCCTAAAAAGAACACCCGACGATTAATATAATATCCCGTATATTCTCGGTTTTTAATCACTTCAGCAATTTCATCCCAAGATTCAGGCGTAATCCGTTCATCACAATCAACAATTAAAACCCATTCATTTCTAAACGGTAAATTTTCTAACGACCAATTTTTCTTCTTCGGCCATCCGCCTTTAAAATAGAATTGAACAACTTTGGCTCCATAACTTTCAGCAATTTCCACACTGCGATCGCTACTTTGGGAATCGACAACAAAAATCTCATCGGCTCTAGCAACACTCGCTAAACAAGCAGGTAAATTGGCTTGTTCATTTCGAGCCGGAATTAACACAGAAACAGGAAGTTTAGATAAGTTAGAAGTCATGGTTAAACTTAACAATAAATCAAAGGATTTCTACGAGGTATAAATTCACCATTCCAAATAGGAGTTATTGCGGGTTATTCCCTCGTTGAGACGTAGAACGAACTAAACCGGAAAGGGCAGCACTAAGATAGCCGATTTGACCGTAAGCATACACGAAATTATCAAATCGTAAGGCAGGATTGCCAAAATATTTAATAGTTTTGTACAATCCTCGCAGAATGCGTTCTCCTCCGCGTCCCAGTTGGATCATGCCGTCTCGTCCCGCTAATTGTTCGCGATAACATTCGCTAATGCCTTGCCACCATCCCCGTTCCATAAACCAAGATCGGTTCACCCGTTCCGGTGCAACATGATGGGCGACTAAGGCTTCAGGAATATAGGCAACTTGCCAACCGTCTTGGAGTGCGAGTTCAGTCATCTGTAATTCTTCATTGGATAACAATCGTTTTCCCACCCGGCCTAAATTAATATCAAAACCGCCAATTTTTTCTAAGAAACTGCGACGGATGGAGTAATTTAACCCTCTGGGTGTCAAACCCGGATTTTTAATGTCCACCCACTGCTCCCCTAAATTATAGACACCCAAATTTCCCGCTAAATTATCCGATAACCAGAGTGGGGAAGTAATTCCTTCTGGCCAAATCAAAGTAACCTTGCCCCCAGCAATGGCGAGTTTCGGATGATTTTCATAAGCTGAATATAACACCCTTAACCATTGAGGTGTGGCAATAGCATCGTCATCTAAATAAGCAAGAATCGGACTTTGAGCAATTTTTGCCCCCGTATTCCGGGCGACCGATAAACCTGTAATCGGTTCATAAATATATCGCAATTTGGCATGGGGAAGACGAGCTTCCACCACTTGACGGGTTCCATCCGTGGAAGCATTATCCACCACAATCACTTCAAATTCCGGGAAATCCTGTTGCAGCAAACTATCAATCGCTAACCCTAAATATTGTTCTCGATTGTGGGTACAAATAATTGCAGAAATAAGCGGTTGTGACATCGCTAAGACTCCATACTTGACAGTCAACCGTCAACCGCCAATTATCAACTAAGTTAACAATTGGGAGATGGCTTTGACTAAGTGTTCAGGATCAACGGGTTTAGAAAGATGCTGCTGAAATCCTGCCGCTAACGCCCGACGTTGATTAAATTCTCCCGCATAAGCGGTTAATGCGATCGCCGGAATTTGTCCCCCAACTTCTAAAGGACGTTGGCGAATCTTGTGCATTAACATATAACCATCCATACCGGGCATTCCAATATCACAAATCAGCATCAGAGGTTGAAAATCCTCCCAAACTTGTAGAGCTTCCCTGGCAGAAGATGTTGTTAAGAGTTTAGCTCCTAGAGGTTCTAAGATGACCTGAATCAAGTCTCGCATATCCTCATCATCATCTACCACTAAAATTCGCATTCCCTCTAAATTAACCGTTGCTTGTGTTTCCTCAACCCTAGCACAGCATTCACAACAATTTTCCATCAGGGGTAAACGCACCGTAAAGGTTGTCCCTAATCCTTCCCCTGGACTTTCGACGCTGACCGTTCCGCCATGAAGTTCACACAAATGACGGACAATGGCTAATCCTAAACCTAAACCGCCAAATTGACGAGTGGTACTGCTATCTTCCTGACGAAAACAATCAAAAACTAAGGGTAAAAAATGACGATTAATTCCCCGTCCATTATCTTCAACTTGGATTTCGACTTGATGTTCAATTTGCTGTAAACGCACTTGTATCCGTCCGCCGTCGGGTGTGAATTTCACCGCATTGGAGAGCAGATTCCAGATGACTTGTTGTAATCGTCCTCCGTCTCCCCAGACTAAACCAATATGGGAAGAAAATACTGTTTCCAGGGTAATATTTTTCGCTTCTGCGGCTAATCGTACCGTATCTAAGGCAGCTTCTACTGTTTCGCTGAGGGAAACTGTACCTACATTCAGCACCATTTTCCCCCGTAAAATTCGAGAAATATCTAATAAATCCTCAATCAGTTGGGCTTGTAATTTGGCATTGCGTTCAATGGTATCTAATGCTCGGTCGGTGGTAGTGGAATCAAAGGTTCGTGAACGCAGTAACTTTGTCCAGCCTAAAATTGGATTCAAGGGCGATCGCAATTCATGGGACAAAACCGCCAGAAATTCATCTTTAATCCGATTCGCATCTTGAGCTTGTTGATACAGTTGAATATTATCTAAAGCTAAAGCCGCCCGATACGCTAATTCTTCAGCAAAAGTCAAATCAGCATCGGTATAATGACGATGGGATTGGGCCGTTAAACAAAACGTTACCGCCCCTAATTTGCGATCGCGGGCGATTAACGGAACAGATATCCAAGAGGTAGGGGCGACGATATGCAGAAATTCGACTTGTTCAGGAACCGTCGTCATGGTTTCGATCCAATCAGGATCAATCTGGGGCAATAATATAGAGTGACCCTGAGCTAAAACTTGAGCAATGGGATGATGATCATGGAGAGTCAGAACCCAGTTTTGACGTTGACTCAAGTGTTGATTTTTGCTGGAATCACGATGATAAACCGCTAACCGTCGTAAACTGCCATCGCTTCCGGCCACATCAAAGAAACAACAATCGCCTAGAGTC from Planktothrix tepida PCC 9214 encodes the following:
- the hpsU gene encoding hormogonium polysaccharide biosynthesis acetyltransferase HpsU — encoded protein: MEKTTFVDLRKYDQSDFDRGKPGWFVLFWWLVQGVIFPLTLHPLNGIRCQILRLFGAKIGQGVIIRPTARFTYPWKVTIGDYSWIGDDVVFYSLDQITIGEHCVISQKSYLCTGSHDIKTPDFKLKTAPIVIEDGAWVATDCFIGPGVEIGVNVVIGARSSVFKNMPSGQVCMGSPCRPCYSRPMS
- a CDS encoding glycosyltransferase family 2 protein, with product MTSNLSKLPVSVLIPARNEQANLPACLASVARADEIFVVDSQSSDRSVEIAESYGAKVVQFYFKGGWPKKKNWSLENLPFRNEWVLIVDCDERITPESWDEIAEVIKNREYTGYYINRRVFFLGTWIRHGGKYPDWNLRLFQHKLGRYENLQTEDVPNTGDNEVHEHVVMSSGKVGYLKEDMLHEDFRDLFHWIERHNRYSNWEARVYYNLLTGADDSKTIGASLFGDSVKRKRFLKKIWVRLPLKPLLRFILFYFIQLGFLDGKAGYIYGRLLSQYEYQIGVKLFELRKFGGQLNVTPKPSQSSVEPSVTTH
- a CDS encoding glycosyltransferase, with the protein product MSQPLISAIICTHNREQYLGLAIDSLLQQDFPEFEVIVVDNASTDGTRQVVEARLPHAKLRYIYEPITGLSVARNTGAKIAQSPILAYLDDDAIATPQWLRVLYSAYENHPKLAIAGGKVTLIWPEGITSPLWLSDNLAGNLGVYNLGEQWVDIKNPGLTPRGLNYSIRRSFLEKIGGFDINLGRVGKRLLSNEELQMTELALQDGWQVAYIPEALVAHHVAPERVNRSWFMERGWWQGISECYREQLAGRDGMIQLGRGGERILRGLYKTIKYFGNPALRFDNFVYAYGQIGYLSAALSGLVRSTSQRGNNPQ